The Dehalococcoidia bacterium genome window below encodes:
- the ispF gene encoding 2-C-methyl-D-erythritol 2,4-cyclodiphosphate synthase, translating to MRVGLGVDAHRLVPGRRLVLGGVEIDYDHGLEGHSDGDAALHAAIDALLGAAGLGDIGEHFPSSDPRYRGISSRLLLREAAAMLAAAGWRVVNLDLVIIAEQPRLAPYRQAMRAAIAADLGLPVAAVSVKATTTDGLGFTGRRDGIAAQAVALVERRV from the coding sequence GTGCGGGTAGGTCTCGGCGTCGACGCGCACCGCCTCGTTCCGGGGCGCCGGCTCGTCCTCGGCGGGGTCGAGATCGATTACGACCACGGCCTCGAAGGGCATTCCGACGGCGATGCCGCCCTGCACGCGGCGATCGATGCCCTGCTCGGGGCGGCAGGGCTTGGGGATATCGGGGAGCATTTTCCCTCCTCCGACCCCCGCTACCGCGGCATCTCGAGCCGGCTGCTGCTGCGCGAGGCAGCAGCGATGCTCGCAGCTGCCGGCTGGCGTGTCGTCAACCTCGACTTGGTCATCATCGCTGAGCAGCCGCGGCTCGCCCCCTACCGCCAAGCGATGCGCGCAGCGATCGCGGCTGACCTCGGCCTGCCGGTTGCGGCAGTGAGCGTCAAAGCGACGACGACCGACGGCCTCGGCTTCACCGGCCGGCGCGACGGGATTGCGGCGCAGGCGGTCGCCCTCGTCGAACGAAGGGTGTAA
- a CDS encoding DsbA family protein, producing the protein MAVSGLDTLARAEPIVVTWKAFELRPPEAPPLPPEVVAQYRQRIAAQSERMRQYARAVFGLEMRQPERPASSRLAHQAAKWAEARGAGDCYRRALFAAYWQEGRDIGDLSVLTALAADCGLDAAALQADLAAGRFVEDVQADSAEAHAAGISGVPAFVFAGKYLVTGAQPPETLRRIAALVREQLAAEG; encoded by the coding sequence ATGGCGGTGTCCGGTCTGGACACCTTGGCCCGCGCCGAGCCGATCGTCGTCACGTGGAAAGCGTTCGAGCTGCGCCCGCCCGAAGCGCCGCCGCTGCCGCCGGAGGTCGTCGCGCAGTACCGCCAGCGCATCGCCGCCCAGAGCGAGCGGATGCGCCAGTACGCCCGCGCGGTCTTTGGCCTCGAGATGCGCCAGCCGGAACGCCCCGCATCCAGCCGTCTCGCTCACCAAGCCGCCAAATGGGCAGAAGCGCGCGGCGCGGGCGACTGCTACCGCCGCGCGCTCTTTGCTGCCTATTGGCAGGAGGGCCGCGACATCGGCGACCTTTCCGTCCTGACGGCGCTCGCGGCCGACTGCGGGCTGGATGCTGCAGCGCTGCAGGCGGACCTCGCTGCCGGCCGCTTTGTCGAGGACGTGCAGGCCGACAGCGCCGAAGCGCACGCGGCCGGCATCTCCGGCGTTCCCGCGTTTGTCTTCGCGGGCAAGTACCTCGTCACGGGCGCGCAGCCGCCCGAGACGCTGCGGCGCATCGCTGCGCTCGTCCGCGAACAGCTCGCGGCTGAGGGCTGA
- the radA gene encoding DNA repair protein RadA: protein MAKTRTRTVFCCQQCGGEQSKWLGRCPECGTWNSLVEMQVERSAPGAVTASLPKAEPQSLPTITADRVERITVAYEEFNRVLGGGIVPGSLILIGGEPGVGKSTLLAQISGALVRTIGTVLYISGEESVQQIKLRADRLGINDAGLYLLAETSLDNAMAAMERLQPRAVVVDSIQTMYLDDLESAAGSVSQVRECAVRLQRWAKARHVPIFLVGHVTKEGAIAGPRVLEHIVDCVLYLEGERFQSYRLLRSTKNRFGSTYEVGVFEMRGDGLVEVHNPSAAFLAERSAAATGSAVTVTMEGTRPILVEIQALTSPSPSSLTRRTANGIDPNRLHLLTAVLTKRVGLNLSAQDVFVNVVGGLKIGEPAADLAVALAIASSYRDLPLDHETVYLGEVGLGGELRSTGQLERRLLEAAKLGFNQALIPAAVKRDRIKVDGMRLIPVPDLASAIAVFDPLPF, encoded by the coding sequence ATGGCGAAGACACGCACGCGTACTGTCTTCTGCTGCCAGCAATGCGGCGGCGAGCAGTCAAAATGGCTCGGGCGCTGCCCCGAATGCGGCACGTGGAACAGCCTTGTTGAGATGCAGGTCGAGCGGAGCGCCCCGGGAGCTGTCACCGCCTCGCTGCCGAAAGCGGAGCCGCAATCGCTGCCGACGATCACCGCCGACCGCGTCGAGCGGATCACCGTCGCCTACGAGGAATTCAACCGGGTGCTCGGCGGCGGCATCGTGCCGGGGTCGCTCATTCTGATCGGCGGGGAGCCGGGCGTCGGCAAGAGCACCCTGCTCGCTCAGATCTCCGGCGCGCTCGTCCGAACGATCGGGACTGTGCTCTATATCTCCGGCGAGGAGTCGGTGCAGCAGATCAAGCTGCGGGCCGACCGCCTCGGCATCAACGACGCCGGTCTCTATCTCCTCGCGGAAACGTCGCTCGACAACGCGATGGCGGCGATGGAGCGCCTGCAGCCCCGCGCGGTCGTTGTCGATTCGATCCAGACAATGTACCTCGACGACCTCGAATCGGCGGCAGGGTCGGTCAGCCAAGTGCGCGAGTGCGCTGTCCGCCTGCAGCGCTGGGCGAAGGCGCGGCATGTCCCCATCTTCCTTGTCGGCCACGTCACCAAAGAGGGCGCGATCGCGGGGCCGCGCGTGCTTGAGCACATCGTCGACTGCGTGCTCTACCTCGAGGGCGAGCGGTTCCAAAGCTATCGGCTGCTCCGCAGCACCAAAAACCGGTTCGGCTCCACCTACGAGGTGGGGGTCTTCGAGATGCGGGGCGACGGCCTGGTCGAGGTGCACAACCCTTCTGCTGCCTTCCTCGCCGAGCGCTCCGCCGCCGCGACCGGTTCGGCGGTGACCGTGACGATGGAAGGCACCCGCCCCATCCTTGTCGAGATCCAAGCCCTTACCAGCCCAAGCCCCTCCAGCCTCACCCGCCGCACCGCCAACGGCATCGACCCGAACCGGCTGCACCTGCTGACCGCCGTGCTCACTAAGCGCGTCGGGCTGAACCTGAGCGCGCAGGATGTCTTCGTCAACGTCGTCGGCGGACTGAAGATCGGCGAACCGGCGGCCGACCTCGCCGTCGCGCTTGCCATCGCCTCGTCGTATCGCGACCTCCCGCTCGACCATGAAACGGTCTACCTCGGCGAAGTCGGCCTCGGCGGCGAACTGCGTTCCACCGGCCAGCTCGAGCGGCGGCTGCTCGAAGCGGCGAAGCTCGGCTTCAACCAAGCCCTCATTCCCGCCGCCGTCAAGCGCGACCGGATTAAGGTCGACGGGATGCGCCTGATCCCGGTGCCTGACCTTGCCTCGGCGATCGCGGTGTTTGACCCGCTCCCGTTTTGA
- a CDS encoding alpha/beta hydrolase, whose amino-acid sequence MRRGYTTTSHGQLHFREAGTGEPLVLLHHSTRSSDVWREIAPCLAARFRVLALDTPGFGSSPPPAAPPGLAGYTQAFLEALDSLGVDRFALFGFLTGAALALELAARAPSRVTKLILGACPVIDDREAWLRSARITPLQPDGSHLTAIWTNYAAGAYRGWGTLEQMQRATIDSAAAGPVHAHFAHLAVAELDVKARIPLVAAPTLLVYGTRGPFAERQAEIAPLFRAAERVAIESGPLIMQERPDVLCRIVTDFLSR is encoded by the coding sequence ATGCGCCGCGGCTACACCACCACCTCCCACGGCCAACTTCACTTCCGCGAGGCAGGCACAGGCGAGCCGCTTGTCCTTCTTCACCACTCGACCCGATCGTCGGATGTCTGGCGCGAGATTGCGCCGTGTCTCGCGGCGCGGTTTCGCGTTCTCGCGCTCGACACGCCGGGTTTCGGCAGCTCGCCGCCGCCCGCCGCGCCGCCCGGGCTCGCCGGCTACACGCAGGCGTTTCTTGAGGCGCTTGACTCCCTTGGGGTCGACCGCTTCGCCCTGTTCGGCTTTCTGACGGGTGCGGCGCTCGCCCTCGAACTCGCGGCGCGCGCGCCGAGCCGGGTGACCAAGCTGATCCTCGGCGCCTGCCCGGTGATCGACGACCGCGAGGCATGGCTCCGCAGCGCCCGGATCACCCCCCTGCAGCCGGACGGCAGCCATCTGACAGCAATCTGGACTAACTACGCTGCCGGCGCCTACCGCGGCTGGGGAACGCTTGAGCAGATGCAGCGCGCAACCATCGACAGCGCCGCCGCCGGGCCCGTCCACGCCCACTTCGCCCATCTAGCGGTCGCCGAACTGGATGTCAAGGCGCGCATCCCGCTGGTCGCCGCGCCGACGCTGCTAGTGTATGGGACGCGAGGACCGTTCGCAGAGCGGCAAGCCGAGATCGCCCCGCTCTTCCGCGCTGCTGAGCGCGTTGCGATTGAGAGCGGCCCGCTCATCATGCAGGAGCGTCCGGATGTGCTCTGCCGCATCGTGACCGACTTTCTCTCGCGCTAG
- a CDS encoding DUF2207 domain-containing protein produces the protein MKTLPALLLALLAGVAFLHGVAEAQARSVTMPRRDAEVTILPNGDVQFVETWVVQFSGGPFQQAFRNISMRQTTGITDVAISEGETAYRQTLGSGTPNTYRVTAEGGETRIEWYFSPTTNATRTWTVRYTVRGSLYLYPEGDQFYWKFIESDRQYTIQASRVRLTLPSEVRPDQIRATTYTNARETGGAQVRDGRTVEFTGGPFGPGVEWELRAQFPSGLVNASRAPWQVERDREPFYTLFGLFFAVVIGIAGPAGVVTLWYLRGRDARPGLVAEFLASPPDDLRPGVAGVLLDERADLQDIIATLVDLARRGYLQIIERDERGADRFRFVRREGDPAELQPHERLLLEAVFGSKTQTDLSELRNKFYLQIPSLQRALMRAVVEAGLFPRSPSTTRAIYAALGGAVLLAGLAAFVLATSSSSALVARVIGFPSVPVMLTGLLLILFSPAMPRRTEKGAQAAAKWRAFRRYLEHIDRYTNVAEAKDQFERYLPYAIAFGVERSWVDRFARVDTPAPVWYLPERVYETGGWGRSSRTSGDWRGTGSSSGDRGGLPSLDEAAARSLGGLNAMSAGFFSMLNSTSSVFTSVPRSSGSGGGWSGGGGGGGGGGGGGSSGFR, from the coding sequence ATGAAGACCCTGCCCGCTCTCCTACTCGCGCTCCTCGCCGGAGTTGCCTTTCTCCACGGTGTCGCGGAAGCGCAGGCGCGCTCCGTGACCATGCCCCGCCGCGACGCCGAGGTGACGATCCTTCCGAACGGCGATGTGCAGTTCGTCGAGACCTGGGTCGTCCAGTTCAGCGGCGGGCCGTTTCAGCAGGCTTTCCGCAACATCTCCATGCGGCAAACCACCGGCATCACCGACGTCGCAATCAGTGAAGGCGAGACCGCCTACCGACAGACCCTCGGGTCCGGGACACCGAACACCTACCGCGTCACCGCAGAGGGCGGGGAGACGCGCATCGAGTGGTACTTCTCGCCGACGACGAATGCGACGCGCACTTGGACTGTGCGCTACACCGTGCGCGGCTCGCTCTATCTCTACCCAGAAGGCGACCAGTTCTACTGGAAGTTCATTGAGAGCGACCGGCAGTACACGATCCAAGCGTCGCGCGTCCGGCTGACGCTTCCGAGCGAGGTCCGCCCCGACCAAATCCGCGCGACGACCTATACGAACGCCCGCGAGACGGGCGGAGCCCAGGTGAGAGATGGGCGGACTGTCGAATTCACTGGCGGGCCGTTCGGGCCGGGCGTGGAGTGGGAGCTGCGCGCGCAGTTTCCGTCTGGACTGGTCAACGCAAGCCGGGCGCCGTGGCAGGTCGAGCGCGATCGCGAGCCGTTCTACACCCTGTTTGGGCTGTTCTTTGCCGTTGTGATCGGGATCGCCGGCCCCGCCGGCGTCGTAACGCTGTGGTACCTGCGCGGCCGCGATGCGCGTCCGGGGCTTGTCGCTGAATTTCTCGCCAGCCCCCCGGATGATCTTCGTCCCGGCGTCGCCGGGGTGCTCCTCGATGAGCGCGCCGATCTGCAGGACATCATCGCGACGCTCGTCGACCTCGCCCGGCGCGGCTATCTTCAGATCATCGAGCGCGATGAGCGCGGCGCGGATCGATTCCGCTTCGTCCGGCGTGAGGGCGATCCAGCTGAACTGCAGCCGCATGAGCGGCTGTTGCTGGAAGCCGTCTTCGGCTCAAAGACGCAGACGGATCTCAGCGAACTGCGGAATAAGTTCTACCTGCAGATCCCCTCGCTCCAGCGGGCATTAATGCGTGCCGTCGTGGAGGCGGGCCTCTTTCCGCGCAGCCCTTCCACTACCCGAGCGATCTACGCGGCGCTCGGCGGCGCGGTGCTGCTAGCAGGACTCGCCGCGTTCGTGCTGGCGACGTCCTCCTCGTCGGCGCTCGTGGCGCGCGTTATCGGGTTCCCGAGCGTCCCCGTCATGCTGACGGGCCTGCTGCTGATCCTGTTCAGCCCGGCGATGCCGCGACGCACCGAGAAGGGCGCCCAGGCTGCCGCCAAGTGGCGCGCGTTCCGGCGCTATCTGGAGCACATCGACCGCTACACGAATGTTGCTGAAGCGAAGGACCAGTTCGAGCGCTATCTCCCCTACGCGATTGCTTTCGGGGTGGAGCGGAGCTGGGTGGATCGATTCGCCCGGGTCGACACGCCGGCGCCGGTCTGGTACCTCCCAGAGCGGGTGTACGAGACGGGCGGATGGGGCCGCTCTAGCCGTACGAGCGGCGACTGGAGAGGCACGGGGAGCAGCAGCGGCGACCGTGGAGGCCTGCCATCGCTCGATGAAGCCGCGGCGCGGTCGCTGGGCGGACTGAACGCGATGAGCGCCGGCTTTTTCTCGATGCTGAACTCTACTTCGTCGGTCTTCACGAGCGTGCCGCGATCGTCGGGAAGCGGCGGCGGCTGGTCTGGCGGCGGGGGCGGCGGCGGAGGCGGCGGGGGCGGCGGGTCGAGCGGCTTCCGCTAG
- the ispD gene encoding 2-C-methyl-D-erythritol 4-phosphate cytidylyltransferase, with the protein MSVVAVIVGAGSGRRFGGDKVFAELAGRPVLAHAVAAFEESPEVDGIVLVLREEKVGRAWALAAEYGWTKLRAVTVGGARRQDSVLAGVRAAQAEWVLIHDAARPLVTPEVVARGLEAARATGAAIAALPVRDTLKRVENDQIIATVDRARLWAAQTPQIFRSALLERALETESDVTDDAAAVEALGVPVRVFLGSERNFKVTTAADLALAEAILRCG; encoded by the coding sequence ATGAGCGTTGTCGCGGTCATCGTCGGCGCTGGGAGCGGCCGCCGCTTTGGGGGCGATAAGGTGTTTGCCGAGCTTGCCGGCCGGCCGGTACTCGCCCACGCCGTCGCGGCGTTTGAGGAGTCGCCCGAGGTAGACGGGATTGTCCTCGTCCTGCGGGAGGAGAAGGTGGGGCGAGCGTGGGCGCTTGCCGCGGAGTACGGCTGGACGAAGCTGCGCGCCGTGACGGTCGGCGGAGCGCGCCGGCAAGACTCGGTGCTTGCCGGCGTGCGCGCTGCCCAAGCGGAGTGGGTGCTGATCCACGATGCCGCGCGGCCGCTGGTGACGCCCGAAGTCGTTGCCCGAGGTCTCGAGGCCGCTCGCGCCACCGGCGCCGCGATCGCTGCCCTGCCGGTGCGCGACACGCTCAAGCGCGTCGAGAACGACCAGATCATCGCCACTGTCGACCGCGCCCGCCTCTGGGCGGCTCAGACGCCCCAAATCTTCCGCTCTGCCCTCCTCGAGCGGGCGCTCGAGACAGAAAGCGACGTGACCGACGATGCGGCAGCGGTCGAGGCGCTTGGCGTGCCGGTGCGTGTCTTTCTCGGATCGGAGCGCAACTTCAAGGTGACGACAGCGGCTGACTTGGCGCTCGCGGAGGCGATCCTGCGGTGCGGGTAG